Proteins encoded in a region of the Vicia villosa cultivar HV-30 ecotype Madison, WI linkage group LG5, Vvil1.0, whole genome shotgun sequence genome:
- the LOC131602710 gene encoding uncharacterized protein LOC131602710 — MTSGVVGMVQHLPAGSPATFYCIHSLVEKASQLCSEVFTHEADAWKQWQGEPEPSKKLLDLLLRLVFLVDIQVLPNLMQLLAQLITKLPQDAQNIALNELYSQVADSDDVVRKPMLVSWLQSLCYLCTMASNQSAASRKSKSEDPLSGGRITAHL; from the exons ATGACATCCGGAGTTGTAGGAATGGTCCAACATCTTCCTGCTGGAAGCCCTGCCACTTTTTATTGCATTCATAGTCTTGTTGAAAAAGCGAGTCAGCTTTGTTCTGAAGTCTTCACTCACGAGGCTGATGCGTGGAAGCAGTGGCAAGGAGAGCCAGAACCTAGCAAGAAATTATTGGACCTGCTTTTACGTCTAGTTTTCCTTGTTGATATTCAA GTCCTACCCAACTTGATGCAACTATTGGCACAGTTGATTACCAAGTTACCACAAGATGCACAGAACATAGCTTTGAATGAGTTGTATTCACAAGTGGCTGATTCTGATGATGTTGTCCGCAAACCCATGTTGGTATCATGGCTGCAGTCATTATGTTACCTTTGCACAATGGCTTCAAATCAAAGTGCAGCCTCCCGAAAAAGTAAAAGTGAAGACCCCCTAAGCGGTGGAAGAATTACTGCACATCTCTAA